In Nitrosophilus alvini, the following are encoded in one genomic region:
- the mreC gene encoding rod shape-determining protein MreC, with product MNKKVLFSLLFLLLFIGSVKLSDALQSRLLFFTNFLKSTYLDISGYFENLIFEHIKQQETIQKLYNENLKLKETHLKYPAYKNELFALKNECNASASFDFETKVVRVLSYAKFGDFMRLWIDFEEFEPEKIYGITKNGYAAGIVVSKNGKPLALLNGDPKCSYAVEIGEVKAPGIATGKNEREMEVKFIPMWKEIKVGDEVITSGLDMIFFHGIKVGKVARIKKSGSYKTALVRTYADILSPRYFTLILSPY from the coding sequence ATGAATAAAAAAGTTCTTTTTTCTCTTCTTTTTCTTCTGCTCTTTATCGGCTCGGTCAAACTCTCCGATGCCCTGCAGAGCAGACTTCTCTTTTTTACCAATTTTTTAAAAAGTACCTATCTTGATATAAGCGGATATTTCGAAAATCTGATCTTTGAACATATCAAACAGCAGGAGACTATACAAAAGCTCTATAACGAAAACCTAAAACTCAAAGAGACGCATCTGAAATATCCGGCATACAAAAATGAGCTTTTTGCTTTGAAAAACGAATGCAACGCATCTGCATCTTTTGATTTTGAGACAAAAGTTGTAAGGGTATTGTCATATGCAAAATTTGGCGATTTTATGAGGCTTTGGATAGATTTTGAGGAATTTGAGCCTGAAAAAATCTACGGCATCACAAAAAACGGGTATGCGGCCGGAATAGTCGTATCGAAAAACGGCAAACCCCTTGCTCTTTTAAACGGTGATCCCAAATGCTCCTACGCAGTTGAGATAGGTGAGGTGAAGGCTCCCGGAATCGCAACGGGAAAAAATGAAAGAGAGATGGAAGTAAAGTTTATTCCCATGTGGAAAGAGATAAAAGTCGGAGATGAGGTAATTACCAGCGGTCTTGATATGATATTTTTTCACGGGATAAAAGTAGGCAAAGTGGCGCGCATAAAAAAAAGCGGCAGCTACAAAACCGCACTCGTCAGGACATATGCCGATATTTTAAGTCCAAGATATTTTACCTTGATACTCTCCCCATACTGA